One segment of Rubripirellula amarantea DNA contains the following:
- the ruvB gene encoding Holliday junction branch migration DNA helicase RuvB → MAREAVYQQSDPEKSGASDGGDGGLPPESPIAASIPAEGSGQDTSLRPKRMAEMVGQRDVIERLQIAISAAQKRVEPLGHILFDGPPGLGKTTFATVIPSEMGTTVQMANGAGLKAPKDLLPYLTNLSENSVLFIDEIHRVPKAVEEYLYTAMEDFRIDIVLGDGVSARTLNYELRPFTLIGATTRAGMLSAPLRDRFQIREHLGWYTRPELCEIVCRNSVKLDLPVDPDSAEVIAERSRSTPRLANNRLLWVRDYAQSKADGNVSAQICRDALDMIGIDPLGLDKQDRGYLDTLMRVFAGGPAGLEAIAHTMNVSSDTLEDEVEPFLLRSELILRTRRGRMATDKAYRHLKRTA, encoded by the coding sequence ATGGCACGCGAAGCAGTTTACCAACAATCTGATCCAGAAAAATCCGGCGCTTCTGATGGTGGCGATGGCGGCTTGCCGCCCGAAAGTCCAATCGCAGCATCGATCCCAGCGGAAGGCTCCGGCCAAGATACGTCGTTGCGGCCCAAGCGGATGGCCGAAATGGTTGGCCAACGGGACGTGATTGAGCGTCTGCAGATCGCGATCAGTGCTGCGCAAAAACGTGTGGAACCGCTGGGGCATATTCTTTTCGACGGACCACCTGGGCTGGGCAAGACCACGTTTGCCACCGTCATCCCATCTGAAATGGGAACGACCGTGCAAATGGCCAACGGCGCGGGGCTAAAGGCGCCGAAGGATTTGCTGCCTTACCTAACGAATCTGTCTGAAAACAGTGTTCTGTTTATTGACGAAATTCACCGAGTTCCCAAAGCGGTCGAAGAATACCTTTACACCGCCATGGAGGACTTTCGAATCGATATTGTCCTTGGGGATGGTGTCAGCGCTCGCACGCTGAACTATGAACTTCGTCCGTTCACGCTCATCGGCGCGACAACACGAGCGGGGATGTTGAGCGCTCCGCTTCGGGATCGGTTCCAAATTCGCGAACACTTGGGGTGGTACACCCGACCGGAGTTGTGCGAGATCGTTTGTCGCAACTCGGTGAAGTTAGATCTGCCAGTGGATCCGGATTCGGCCGAAGTGATTGCTGAACGTAGTCGTAGCACTCCTAGGCTAGCGAACAATCGCTTGTTGTGGGTTCGCGATTACGCGCAAAGCAAAGCCGATGGAAACGTCAGTGCCCAGATTTGCCGCGATGCTCTCGATATGATCGGAATTGATCCGCTTGGACTCGACAAGCAAGATCGGGGTTACCTGGACACACTGATGCGAGTATTCGCCGGTGGTCCCGCTGGCTTGGAAGCAATCGCACACACGATGAACGTCAGTAGCGACACGCTCGAAGACGAAGTCGAGCCGTTCTTGCTGCGAAGCGAGTTGATCTTGCGGACTCGTCGCGGACGAATGGCGACCGACAAAGCCTATCGGCACTTAAAACGCACCGCGTAG
- the bioA gene encoding adenosylmethionine--8-amino-7-oxononanoate transaminase, whose protein sequence is MTSQQSIGSRDPMKNAHWHGFTQMAGLEPLVIESAQGCWLQTVDGRRLFDGVSSLWCNVHGHRNPHIDAAVEQQLKKVSHITTLGMSCETTERLATKLAEITPGDLGHVFFSSDGSSAVEAALKMAFQYWQQCETAEVGSTSLNSTSLSSTSLSTGKTKYLALSGAYHGDTTGAVSLGGIKYFHKLFAPILFTPIRGPIPCTYRYPDGVTPETACEHYAREIENLLEQHHHELAAVVIEPLVQGAAGIITHPEGLLLRLRQLCDQYNVLLICDEVAVGFGRTGKLFACEQENVTPDILCLGKGLTGGYLPMAATIARPHIYEAFLAEIKESKQFFHGHTFAGNPLAAAAALASIELLETTTILEDVTTKSAFLIEQLKPLLDHPHVGNIRGRGLMIGIELVTDKSTRAAFDPGLLMGKRVCDEAMKGGVWLRPLSDVVVVMPPLVSTDDELDFLANVVINSIEKVCEPSSVVRV, encoded by the coding sequence ATGACTTCCCAACAATCAATTGGATCGCGAGATCCCATGAAGAATGCCCACTGGCACGGTTTCACGCAAATGGCCGGACTTGAGCCGCTTGTGATCGAGTCCGCTCAGGGATGTTGGCTGCAAACTGTTGATGGACGGCGACTCTTCGATGGCGTTTCGAGCCTGTGGTGCAACGTCCACGGCCATCGGAACCCCCACATCGATGCGGCGGTCGAGCAACAACTTAAGAAAGTCAGCCACATCACAACCCTGGGCATGTCGTGCGAAACCACCGAGCGACTCGCGACGAAACTCGCCGAGATCACGCCGGGCGATCTGGGTCACGTTTTCTTTAGCAGCGACGGGTCATCCGCGGTCGAAGCAGCGTTAAAGATGGCGTTTCAGTATTGGCAACAGTGCGAGACCGCCGAGGTGGGTAGCACCTCGCTGAATAGCACCTCGCTGAGTAGCACCTCGCTGAGTACCGGCAAGACAAAATACCTTGCCCTCTCGGGTGCCTACCATGGCGACACCACCGGAGCAGTATCGCTTGGTGGGATCAAGTACTTCCACAAGCTGTTCGCGCCCATTTTATTTACCCCCATTCGCGGGCCGATTCCTTGCACCTATCGGTATCCCGATGGAGTCACGCCTGAAACAGCATGCGAACACTACGCTCGTGAAATCGAGAACCTTCTCGAGCAACATCATCATGAGTTGGCCGCAGTGGTGATAGAACCACTGGTTCAGGGCGCTGCCGGAATTATCACTCACCCCGAAGGCTTGCTCCTTCGCCTACGCCAACTTTGCGATCAGTACAACGTGCTTCTGATTTGCGACGAGGTGGCGGTCGGCTTTGGCCGAACGGGAAAACTATTCGCTTGCGAACAAGAAAACGTCACACCCGACATTCTTTGTTTAGGCAAAGGTCTCACCGGTGGCTACCTTCCGATGGCAGCGACCATCGCAAGACCGCACATCTACGAAGCATTCCTTGCCGAAATTAAAGAATCGAAACAGTTCTTCCATGGCCACACCTTCGCCGGAAACCCGCTCGCTGCTGCGGCTGCGTTGGCTTCTATCGAATTGCTCGAAACAACCACCATCCTTGAAGACGTCACCACGAAATCGGCGTTTCTAATTGAACAACTCAAACCGTTACTTGATCATCCTCATGTCGGTAACATTCGCGGACGCGGGTTGATGATCGGTATCGAATTGGTCACTGATAAAAGCACCCGTGCTGCATTCGACCCCGGCTTGTTGATGGGCAAGCGTGTCTGCGACGAAGCGATGAAGGGGGGCGTTTGGTTGCGTCCACTTTCCGACGTCGTGGTGGTCATGCCACCACTGGTATCAACCGACGACGAGCTAGATTTTCTCGCCAACGTCGTGATCAATTCTATTGAAAAGGTCTGCGAGCCATCGTCCGTGGTTCGTGTCTAG
- a CDS encoding lysophospholipid acyltransferase family protein yields the protein MNHWLRYPFFLLVVRPLMMVLLGTNVRRQELLPECGPAIIVANHNSHLDVFALMNVLGMDRLKCTRPVAAADYFLTRPLRRWFATRIVGIIPIDRKNIKREKGKHPLDPISDAIESGCIVLLFPEGSRGEPEQMAAFQSGVAHLAKRHPDIPITPVFLHGLGKALPKGEALLVPFFCDMFVGKSIDGSLPKQELMGKLEECMQSLSDELPQEVWD from the coding sequence ATGAATCACTGGCTCCGCTATCCGTTTTTTCTGCTGGTGGTTCGTCCGCTGATGATGGTGTTGTTGGGTACCAACGTTCGAAGACAGGAGTTACTTCCCGAGTGTGGTCCGGCGATCATTGTCGCCAATCACAACAGCCACTTGGATGTTTTTGCGCTGATGAATGTGCTGGGAATGGACCGACTCAAATGCACTCGCCCGGTTGCGGCGGCGGACTACTTCCTGACACGTCCGCTGCGTCGATGGTTTGCAACTCGTATCGTGGGAATCATTCCTATTGATCGCAAGAACATCAAACGTGAAAAGGGTAAACATCCGCTCGATCCTATTTCAGATGCGATTGAGTCAGGGTGCATCGTGTTGCTGTTTCCGGAAGGATCGCGAGGTGAACCCGAGCAAATGGCTGCGTTTCAAAGTGGCGTAGCGCACTTGGCCAAACGTCACCCGGATATTCCGATCACGCCTGTGTTTTTGCATGGTCTCGGCAAGGCGTTGCCCAAAGGTGAGGCGTTGCTGGTGCCTTTCTTTTGCGACATGTTCGTCGGCAAATCCATCGACGGTTCGTTGCCCAAGCAAGAATTGATGGGCAAACTCGAAGAGTGCATGCAGTCGTTGTCGGACGAACTGCCCCAAGAGGTCTGGGACTAG
- a CDS encoding phosphatidate cytidylyltransferase, protein MNLAPEVRSTMLSLFAALFVASLVSMALVRMKPNLDFAELRSRIRTWWVIVGLFCLCLYWSTTATICFFGFVSFLALKEFLSMTPTRRADRRVLFYAYLAVVFQYYLAARAWYGMFIVFIPVLMFVWIPTRMWMMGQTKGFLRAAGSLHWALMLTVFSISHAAFLLVLSPGDSPRIEPAGAYEQTANGFGAGPGLLLFLILVTELNDIFQYLWGKSIGRRKVAPSISPGKTYAGLVGGVLSTVIFSALVGPRLTLLDFRTSMMAGAIIGVAGFAGDLCLSALKRDLNIKDFGATLPGHGGVLDRVDSLIFTAPLFFHFVYYCYG, encoded by the coding sequence ATGAATCTTGCTCCGGAAGTCCGCTCGACGATGTTGTCGCTTTTCGCGGCCCTGTTCGTTGCGAGCCTAGTATCGATGGCATTGGTTCGAATGAAGCCGAACCTCGATTTTGCCGAACTGCGTTCGCGAATTCGAACATGGTGGGTGATCGTCGGACTGTTTTGTTTGTGCCTTTACTGGTCGACAACGGCGACGATCTGCTTCTTCGGATTCGTGAGCTTTTTGGCGTTGAAGGAATTTCTTTCGATGACGCCAACGCGGCGCGCCGACCGGCGAGTCCTGTTCTATGCGTACTTGGCCGTTGTGTTTCAGTACTACCTCGCCGCGAGGGCTTGGTACGGCATGTTCATCGTGTTCATTCCCGTGTTGATGTTTGTTTGGATTCCCACTCGGATGTGGATGATGGGGCAGACGAAGGGTTTCTTGCGAGCGGCAGGTTCGCTTCATTGGGCTTTGATGTTGACGGTGTTTAGTATCTCGCATGCTGCGTTCTTGCTTGTGCTTTCGCCAGGCGATTCGCCGCGGATCGAACCTGCGGGAGCTTATGAACAAACGGCGAACGGATTTGGTGCAGGACCGGGGCTATTGTTGTTCTTGATTTTGGTCACTGAATTGAACGACATCTTTCAATACCTGTGGGGCAAGTCGATCGGTCGGCGCAAAGTCGCCCCTAGTATTTCCCCGGGAAAGACCTATGCCGGTTTGGTCGGCGGCGTTTTGTCCACGGTCATCTTTTCGGCGTTGGTGGGACCGAGGTTGACGCTGCTTGACTTTCGGACTTCGATGATGGCGGGTGCGATCATCGGTGTGGCGGGTTTTGCTGGTGACTTGTGTTTGTCCGCGTTGAAGCGTGATCTGAACATCAAGGACTTCGGCGCGACACTGCCCGGTCATGGTGGCGTGCTTGACCGTGTGGATTCGCTGATCTTCACCGCACCATTGTTCTTTCACTTTGTCTATTACTGCTACGGCTGA
- a CDS encoding CDP-alcohol phosphatidyltransferase family protein — MPSIYDLKPKFQGLLRPSVTRMATAGVTANQVTVLATMVSILAGSMIAAFPDSKWPLAILPVTLLFRMSLNAVDGMLAREFGQKSRLGAVLNELGDVISDIALYLPLAMVPDINSAGVIGFVLASVVVEFTGVIALQVGSERRYDGPMGKSDRAFWIGLLATLLALGWMRPNWTLAYFAVLIFLTILTIGNRASRALGASTKN, encoded by the coding sequence ATGCCAAGTATCTACGACCTCAAACCAAAGTTCCAAGGGCTGCTACGCCCGTCGGTGACACGAATGGCAACTGCTGGCGTGACGGCGAACCAAGTGACGGTATTGGCGACCATGGTCTCAATCCTAGCGGGATCAATGATTGCAGCATTCCCCGATTCGAAATGGCCGCTCGCAATCTTGCCAGTCACCCTGCTTTTTCGAATGAGCCTTAACGCGGTCGACGGAATGCTGGCTCGCGAGTTTGGCCAGAAGAGTCGACTAGGAGCCGTGCTGAATGAACTTGGCGACGTCATCAGCGACATTGCTTTGTACTTACCATTGGCGATGGTGCCGGACATCAATTCAGCCGGTGTGATCGGATTTGTACTTGCATCTGTAGTGGTCGAGTTCACTGGCGTGATCGCTCTGCAAGTTGGCAGCGAGCGTCGATACGATGGGCCGATGGGCAAGAGTGACCGCGCGTTTTGGATCGGATTACTGGCGACGCTTCTTGCCTTGGGTTGGATGCGACCCAACTGGACACTGGCCTACTTCGCAGTGCTGATCTTCCTGACAATTCTTACCATTGGGAATCGTGCTTCGAGAGCTCTCGGTGCATCGACGAAGAACTGA
- a CDS encoding glycosyltransferase, with translation MSSMPQPSSNFPNIAEHSRLSGSASTKPRLIVIDDNVRSIGGHYYELANLLMSGAQRWGYQPVLAAHETFQTSSAACLQHRLLPTFRTRRMVRWSLGVDGDSRLPRDIQGRIVGGSILDRAKQAIRDRMEIPSKRPQRMLAQWSDDFCRLMKRIEPTSSDVILVNTGDDFVMLALANALSRLKLASMRIDVIFHFALVDQLSVSHSNSPTLQSIHRQMRTALESLKPHQVALHATTPSLAEQWRKVELRLPVTAIPYPTRQRTIHQSDSSKQPIKAVLAGLPRAEKGREAIHDFLSEIHEPHLRSQRYQLSMQMPAAKWQGLIPLPLHQAYSQSLAGDQNGPLEIMTANLTTDDYHRWLDTADLGLFLYEPERYVARCSGVLLEMLSRGVPVIVPDRCWLAEQVRRAGGHRSIGFIYQNRAEIPDLMQQFTKNRAAMSGRAIAYADKVRAEHSGTNTLRVMGLDNATREFKAA, from the coding sequence ATGTCGTCCATGCCTCAGCCATCGTCAAACTTTCCGAACATCGCGGAGCATTCGCGACTGTCCGGTAGTGCATCGACGAAGCCGCGGTTGATCGTGATTGACGACAATGTGCGTTCGATCGGTGGTCACTATTACGAATTGGCGAACTTGTTGATGTCCGGGGCGCAACGCTGGGGCTACCAGCCGGTCTTAGCCGCTCATGAAACTTTCCAAACGTCTTCGGCGGCCTGCTTGCAACACCGGTTGTTGCCTACCTTCCGAACGCGACGAATGGTTCGTTGGTCGCTCGGTGTCGATGGCGACTCTCGTCTGCCTCGCGATATCCAAGGTCGAATTGTTGGCGGAAGCATTCTCGATCGAGCCAAGCAAGCCATTCGCGATCGCATGGAGATCCCTTCTAAGCGACCGCAACGCATGTTGGCTCAATGGTCAGATGATTTTTGCCGGCTAATGAAACGAATCGAGCCGACATCGTCGGACGTGATCTTGGTCAACACCGGTGACGACTTCGTCATGTTGGCGCTCGCGAACGCGCTTTCCCGATTGAAGCTGGCGTCGATGCGAATCGATGTGATCTTCCACTTCGCGTTGGTGGATCAGCTATCGGTAAGCCATTCGAATTCTCCGACCTTACAGAGCATTCATCGCCAAATGCGGACTGCTCTAGAATCGTTGAAGCCTCACCAAGTTGCTTTGCACGCCACGACACCATCGTTGGCCGAACAATGGCGCAAAGTTGAACTCCGGCTTCCTGTAACTGCGATCCCCTACCCCACCCGTCAACGCACGATCCACCAAAGCGATTCGTCGAAGCAGCCCATCAAGGCTGTGTTGGCAGGATTACCGCGAGCCGAGAAAGGCCGCGAAGCGATCCATGATTTTCTATCGGAAATTCATGAGCCACACTTGCGTAGTCAGCGCTATCAATTGTCGATGCAAATGCCAGCGGCAAAGTGGCAGGGATTGATTCCTTTGCCTCTGCATCAGGCTTACTCGCAATCACTTGCGGGAGACCAAAATGGTCCGCTCGAAATCATGACAGCGAACTTGACTACCGACGATTATCACCGCTGGCTTGATACAGCCGACTTGGGACTGTTTCTCTATGAGCCCGAGCGCTACGTCGCTAGATGTAGCGGTGTGCTTCTGGAAATGCTCTCTCGAGGTGTTCCGGTGATCGTACCCGATCGTTGTTGGTTAGCCGAACAGGTTCGTCGCGCCGGCGGACATCGTTCGATAGGCTTTATCTACCAGAATCGCGCCGAGATTCCGGATCTGATGCAGCAGTTTACGAAGAACCGTGCTGCGATGAGCGGGCGTGCCATTGCTTACGCCGATAAGGTTCGCGCTGAGCACAGCGGCACCAATACGTTGCGAGTGATGGGATTGGACAATGCAACTCGCGAGTTCAAAGCAGCTTAG
- the thpR gene encoding RNA 2',3'-cyclic phosphodiesterase, producing MQTIRSFISVPLSPEVEHAARKLIQYLASDGDGIKWVPTDTLHLTLKFLGDVDNFEVPKICDVIRNAVADVEPFDLVFSGAGGMPSLDRPRVICAGVQDESGSLCEIVKRLEVDLAELGFKQEPRDYRPHLTLGRPKGSRKKASQALQAALGDERRTNLGTMMVDHMQLMASFLDKHGPTYQVMDTIDFD from the coding sequence ATGCAAACGATTCGCTCCTTCATCTCCGTTCCCCTTTCGCCCGAAGTCGAGCACGCGGCGCGGAAATTGATCCAGTATCTCGCTAGCGACGGCGATGGTATCAAGTGGGTTCCCACCGACACGCTGCACCTTACGTTGAAGTTCTTAGGCGATGTCGACAATTTCGAAGTGCCCAAGATCTGCGACGTCATTCGCAATGCCGTGGCCGACGTAGAGCCCTTTGATCTCGTTTTTTCGGGTGCCGGTGGTATGCCATCGCTCGACCGACCTCGCGTTATCTGTGCCGGGGTTCAAGACGAATCCGGTAGTCTGTGCGAAATCGTCAAACGACTGGAAGTCGACCTTGCGGAACTTGGTTTCAAACAAGAGCCTCGCGATTATCGCCCACACTTGACTCTGGGGCGACCCAAGGGAAGTCGAAAAAAAGCCAGCCAAGCTTTGCAGGCAGCCTTGGGTGACGAACGTCGCACCAATCTGGGCACCATGATGGTTGATCACATGCAGTTGATGGCCAGCTTCTTGGATAAGCACGGCCCCACGTACCAAGTCATGGACACGATCGACTTCGATTGA
- a CDS encoding YheT family hydrolase gives MLVEVSQGDRIALHIDEPEFANVQTPTVLLVHGLTGCHAAPYMIRFAHYFLSLGYRVCRMDMRGFGAAWAHSQNLSHAGRSDDCLVAMSTLAANTTGDLFAVGVSLGGNQLLRGIGRIGAGLDPQPSWMSRLSGVAAVCPPIDLKRCADNMDRRRMRLYNHYFIRALLRRPPKLVAQRADFQAIMRDRRPKTLRQLDEQFTAPLSGFDDALHYYRESSAIEQIGAIRTPTLIIASKDDPIVPYECFSQDTCALGNIARTDKLNILSPRAGGHVGFIGRDNRSWLESTIEMFFRTYLSFQTGSGSISSATGDP, from the coding sequence ATGTTGGTTGAGGTTTCCCAAGGCGATCGAATTGCGTTGCATATCGACGAACCTGAATTCGCGAATGTCCAAACGCCGACCGTTTTGCTGGTTCATGGTTTGACGGGCTGTCATGCCGCCCCCTACATGATCCGATTTGCTCACTATTTCCTAAGCCTGGGCTATCGGGTTTGTCGGATGGACATGCGAGGCTTTGGGGCCGCTTGGGCGCATTCGCAAAACCTATCGCATGCCGGTCGCAGCGACGACTGTTTGGTAGCAATGAGCACATTGGCCGCCAACACAACTGGCGATTTGTTCGCGGTGGGTGTCTCGTTGGGTGGGAATCAACTCTTGCGAGGCATCGGGCGAATAGGCGCTGGCCTCGATCCCCAGCCAAGCTGGATGAGTCGTCTGTCCGGCGTTGCAGCGGTTTGTCCGCCGATCGACTTAAAGCGGTGCGCCGACAACATGGATCGCCGACGTATGCGGCTGTATAACCACTATTTCATCCGAGCGTTGCTGCGACGACCACCGAAACTGGTGGCTCAACGAGCAGATTTCCAAGCCATCATGCGAGACCGTCGCCCCAAAACACTACGGCAACTCGACGAGCAGTTCACGGCACCCCTGAGCGGTTTTGATGACGCACTTCACTATTACCGCGAAAGCTCGGCCATTGAGCAAATCGGAGCGATACGAACTCCGACGCTAATCATTGCTTCAAAAGATGACCCGATCGTGCCCTACGAGTGTTTCTCGCAGGACACGTGCGCGTTGGGGAACATCGCTCGGACCGATAAACTGAACATCTTGTCACCCCGGGCGGGTGGCCATGTGGGGTTCATCGGCCGCGATAACCGTTCGTGGCTCGAGTCGACCATTGAAATGTTTTTTCGAACCTATTTGTCCTTCCAAACTGGCTCGGGTTCAATTTCGTCGGCCACCGGTGACCCCTGA
- a CDS encoding 2Fe-2S iron-sulfur cluster-binding protein — translation MPKLTVEGVGQFDVPAGKRLVKALVEEAGTDQLHACGGKSRCTTCRVHFVDGEPKQITEAEAETLRVREVTDSGVRLSCQIACDHDMTVELISRLEGSGRSDQGSPVADEIEPEPVWKDK, via the coding sequence ATGCCCAAGCTAACCGTTGAAGGTGTCGGACAATTCGATGTGCCCGCAGGAAAACGACTCGTCAAAGCTCTCGTCGAGGAAGCCGGTACTGACCAGCTTCACGCCTGTGGCGGCAAATCTCGTTGCACCACATGCCGCGTTCATTTCGTCGATGGCGAGCCAAAACAGATCACTGAGGCTGAAGCCGAGACGTTAAGAGTTCGTGAAGTGACTGATTCCGGCGTTCGTCTAAGCTGCCAGATTGCTTGCGACCATGACATGACCGTCGAGTTGATCAGTCGGCTCGAAGGCAGCGGTCGATCCGATCAGGGGTCACCGGTGGCCGACGAAATTGAACCCGAGCCAGTTTGGAAGGACAAATAG